TCTTCTTCGGAGCAAACTAGTGGGCTTTTAAACCGCCAGGGCTGCTCTTCGTTATaaatccttttttcttctcagctCCAGAATGATCATCATTGATAAGTAttcattatactgtatattaaggACCAGTGATACATAAAGAGAAGTACTATGTTTATtgaaacacacaatataaatcaacatacaacaacatttcaacaaacaTAAGTTATTTCAATCCCAAAATTACATTCAAACCCTTATTATTCAGTTAGGGTTAACCCTTCACTTCAGttctatttgtatagcgccaaatttTGGGGACCCTTTTTTCTATCTGTGGTGTCCAAGGTGGGAAGCCTTTGACCTTGACCATGCTCTCACACTTGCCCAAACACGACAGAAAGCTGCACTGCGTCTCAAGGAGCGGTGACAGTGTCTCTGAAAATTCCGTAATAATTCGATTTAACAACTTCaatcaaaaacataaacacattaacCATCATCATAATTAACACAGTGTAGAGTCTTCAACCCATGTGCATTACACACATAGAGGGTCACCACCTTGGAGAGGTTACTAGAACCTACGATGCATGGCGATATGGATTACATCCTAGCAGGATTATCATTCCAACTTTCACTAATTTTCAACAACCAATTTTTTCTTTCATGATACAaaaattatatgaaaatatgatcCTGATAgactttaaacagaaaaaataattttgaaaCATTGATCACTGTACTTGATCAATGTTcttgcttttttctttctttttaagtaTACtaagtatttgtttattattaatcaatTCAGATTCACAAGGTCtcaattcaatttgattcaATATCTATTCAGTTAAGGGTATATATCATTGTACAGcaccaattttgcttggatatttGTATctgtgcaaggaaacctctaacttggtgcattatgAAAATATTATGGTAGGCCTGTCTCGATAGCATATTTAGTAGGAGGATATATTGTATACAGGAACCACTGCGATACATTACATGTCTTAACTCTCaacctttttaaaacactgatataataatattatagcataatcatgcaagttcaccttttAAAAGAACAATGATCTTAATTGTTAACGTTCAATCTGacttttgaatttgaattagacatattaaaatatccttgataaataaaacattaataaaataaaccactCACAACTAAACCAAAAGATAAAATGGACTCTCTAGCTCTTTTAACAAAAATTACTCTTTGatacatattaaacatttggcacaggATATATGTTGACAGCTCAGTAAACATTGATGGTATGTATTAGGTTAGTGTTTCAGCTATACCTCTATCgtgggtttgtttttgtatttatgaatttgCTTGCAGGCTGGATCAAACCGTTTTGCTGGACGTTCCCCACCCCAGACTAAAAATGTCTCTGTCTGATTATAGAAATCAGACTTGTAACAGAAATCATGGAAAGCATTAGAgattgaaacaaaaataattggCCCCACCCACATGGGTGAAGTTCTGCTATCTCCATTGTCTTCTCAGAAAGATTCATTTAACCTTTACCTTTACCTATGAAACGTCCAATCAGTGTCGGGCTCCGGGTCGGGTATCTCATCAGCCACACTTATATACTTGGAGGTCTGTGATCAGCCTTATTAAAAGAATGGGATTAAACATTGGAGAATGCATCAAACTCAGCATTTTCTAACAGTAAATACTGCCCATCCCTGCATACTGTGACCTGTGTACCAGGCTATGAGATCCATGGGCTGGAGAAAATCCCTGACAAAGGACCAGCACTGATCGTGTACTATCATGGAGCGATTCCTATCGACTACTACTACTTCCTGGCCAATGTTATCCTCCAGAAAGGACGGACCTGTCACTCTGTAGCTGACCACCTCCTCTTCAAAATCCCAGGTACTCGCACTGTTTCTCCCACAAACGCATATTGATACACTCTGCTCACTTCATGATGTCACAAATCTTTATGTAGGTAATATtttccacatttgttttatacCTGCTTAatcttatttttcatctttgtcTGATCCCGTCCCCTTCCTCCAGGTTTCAAATTACTGTTGGAAGTGTTCAGTGTGATCCATGGCCCTCAGGAAGAGTGTGTGCGAGCTCTGAAGAATGGGCACCTGTTGGGTATTTCCCCAGGAGGAGTGCGGGAAGCTCTGTTCAGTGATGAGACTTACCCTCTTCTCTGGGGCAAACGCAAAGGCTTTGCCCAAGTCGCCATCGACTCTCAAGTGGTGCGTTGTTGTCCCTGAAAACGACTGACCTCCGATTGTTCTTCCTTTAATCCTATAGTAAACACCACAGGTGTCATAATGCACTGTCCCTGTGCAGCATCTTTCTCACATAGTATTCTCTACTCTAAAGAGGAGAAAACCTTCCTCTCTAATCTTCTATTtcttctgctctttgtttttcagccagTAATTCCAATGTTTACTCAGAACCTGCGAGAGGGCTTCAGGTCTTTGGGAACTCTCAGTAAGTGTAGAGGGAAGTTAAATCGCAAAAATTAGATCACCAAGATAATGAACTTCACActgatccctctctctctctctctctctctctctctctctctctctctctctctctctctctctctctctctctctcatataaTTATGCAGTTTGCAATTTTGTCCTTAAGCTGTTACGTAACATGGATTTTAAGTATTACTAGCCACAGGGCAGTGAAtgagtcaaaataaaagtgtgtttagctctgtggcacagaggaataagATCTATCAGGCATCTGATACAATAGCAAACATTCACTGTTGGTTTGAATATGTGGACATGAATCAGAAGGTATAGCCTGTTCATTTATGGACGTCTGCAGtcttatttcctctctttatgGGATGCCAAGTATGACCgcccgtctctgtctctgtccaggaTTATTCCGCTGGATGTATGAGAGGTTCCGTCTACCTGTAGCACCTGTTTATGGTGGATTTCCTGTGAAATTCCGGACCTACCTTGGGGATCCCATCCAGTATGATCCAAACATAAATGCTGCAGAGCTTGCGGAGAAAGTAAGAGTTGAGAACTAAATTTCTCTTTATCTCCTctcttgtgtttgttgttcctcCAGGTGGTGACAGCCAGTGGAcgtggtcaaagatcaaggtcactgtgaccttagaAAGCAAATATTGTTCTTTGTAAACGCAACACCTTGAGTAAATCCATTCACATTTAGCGTAAACATTAACTTCCTATGTGAATGAATcaagtttatgtttttcttgaacgtgATATCTTATATCCCAGATGAGACCACCATTGTTATGCCCTGGGATTGAGTCCCCAGAAAGTACACATTGTGCCATTTCATTTTATGTTGGCTGTACCAGACCTGCGACTGATTGTGTAATCAATCCATGTCACTCCCCTCTAACCTATTACAGGCTTCACTCCAGTGGTGTCAAACAAGAGCAGGGCTGTCTAATGGACATCAGCTGTGTAACCAAGTCAGATAGGCCTATAACAGGGGGACAACACTAAGAAAGGTCAAGAACCATGTGACCttgcaaaatacattttggcCTAGTGAACACAATATCCCATGAACACCTTGAGGAAATCTTCAAATTTGGAAGGAACATTCACCTCAACTCTAGGACAACCGTAGCATCTGGCAGTGCCAACCCTACAAACCCACAAAGCAATCACAGTCTAGACCTTCCTCATTTGAGGTTCCTCGATGGTGGAATGAGCTGCCAAATGTTATCAGAGCACGATACCTTTCTACCTTTAAAAAAACCTCTTGAAGATTCAGCTTCACTGAAAGCACCCTAACATGTCTAACTAGCACTTACTGTGCAATTCAATATTTCATCTCCTACACTTTGTCTTTTGAACAAATTTGTATGCTCCCATTAATATTGAAGCTTTAGCGTGGTCCACAagttgtaagtcgctttggataaaagcatctgaCAAAAttagtaaatgtaaatgcaaattgTTGCTGCATTCATGCTGTTATAAAGAGCTGCTGTAAGAATAAACAATTGCAGGCACAAACTGAACATGTCCAGCTGGATGTTTGCGGTGTTTTTTCCACAAAACATTGCAGCCTCATATCTAATGTTGCTAACCAGTTGTTTTGCTCTGCAGGTGCAGCAGGCTGTCCAGTCTCTGATAGACCAGCACCAGCAGATCCCAGGGAATGTTCTGAGAGCCTTGATAGAGAGATTCTACACCAAACACAAAGATCATTAACATCAGCAGagacaacagagacaaactgtCAAGTCTCAGATTTCTTCAGTGTGCAGAGTATTTTCACGACTTCCTTCAGTTCccttaaacattaaacatgtttaattagACATGTGTTAGTATGTCTGTCTAAAAATGGTTATGTTATACCATTTAATTGGTGAAGCTTATATTGCACACGctattaaaggtccagtgtgtcagatttaggtgaaagtgATCAATTGGtagaatattaaatataaaataatcctactgatgttTTTACTCGTGTGTtttaatctaaattgtacgaattgttgttttctttaccctagaatgggacCTGTATATTTACttcaggagcgggtcctctctacggaggctgccatgatTTTTAAAGTAGCCCAGActgacaaactaaaccttttgaatttttatgacaactgaaggctaccacaggttctcttccatgttttgaaggggagggtgaggtgaggggtattcagctgcaacatgcaacttcaccaatTTGCAactcaattctacacactgaacctttaaagctaCTTTACTCTGCCTACTCTTTCTGCTTCCACTACAAGCCACTTTTCCACCCCAGCACCCCCTTTTCATTCTGAATCCTACCTAATCAAAGTCATGTGTTGTCATTGATGCcttctctgttctgttctggGATCTTTAAGCTTCTGCTCTCCTTGTCTCACTTTCCACAAAGGCTCTCGGAAGGGTAAGGAGGTGTGCTCTCCCTACCTTATGCTTTCCACACATGCACGTGGAAGGACAGGGATGTCTcaatgatgttttttctgtattgTCCAGGTAAAGCTTAACTCCAGAAGTAAAATAGCTTTGTCCAATAAGGGCCATTTCAATGTTTATAACAGCCTTCATGAGTAAGCTAGCAAAGTGtttgatgtcagatggtagtgatgatgatgatgaacatgaTGCTACTTAGAGCTGCTTTTAAGCTAAAACAGTCTGTTGTTTGATCGCAGACTAGCGAGAAACACTGGAACTTTCTTTCAGTAtccttcagtgtttttcaacTATCTTGTGCCATATCAGTAATCTGCACTGCAACAGttctttgagaaaaactgacctgttgggaaaaaaaatactttgtctAGTTAAAGCAGCACCGCTAACAAGGCTCCTTCATAAATTCTCCCTCTGAATGAGATTTCAGCTTTTCAGTTGTCACCTGCCCACCACATGTCACTTTTCTTGACAGCCTCCATTGTCATCGATGAAATGTAACAGCTATGAGTTTCCTTCACCCTGATCATGACCTGCCAGATGGCACATTCCTAAAGGACACATTAGTACATTTAAAGTTACTTTCTTTTattgcaaaaaaatattttttgtgtgtcttcaaATTATCTTGTGGGCTGTATAGGGCCTGGAGCAACAAGGTTCTCCATCCCTGGTCTACAGTCTATAAGGACTCTGAGTTCCTTTGTTGTCGGTATTAGAAAATCACATGATGCTTACTTCCATTTATATTTAGCATTAATATTTAGAGTTTGTATTGTCCCTGTTGCCAGTGGTTTGAAACACGAGCAACCCGTTTGTTCTGACAAAATTCGTTTATCAGCACAAAGTGCATGTGCTATACTGCGAGATTACCCCTCATAAAACCATAAGTGTCCCTTCACAAAATTTAAGTATCTTCTGTCTGTAATATTTATCATATCAGTACAAATATGgcagtttttgtttaattcCCAGACCCTCGGAGCTTCATAAGAAATGCTGTAAACTAAACATTTGACATGTGCATTGTCATATTGTTGAAATATATTTGCATGCATGAGCACATACTAAGTTTCAGTGATTTTGCACATATTGTCTTCAAAGTGTGGTTGCCaactgacattttttaaagaagcctttttgtctgtttgtgagaGATGATTAACTGGATGCTTTGAACTTGCCCTTTTCCATATTTATGTTGTTCatctgatttgtgtttttaaattatgtcaatataatatttaaatgttgcaCTTTTAAATATTGAGATTCAGATGAACCTGttaataaatctattttattattttttgttttatgtcaaCTCCTTTCTGCTGGTAattctatatattatatctatatTCTTTTATcttaatttctgtttttgttgataGTGCATCAGATCAAGCTGTTAGATGgcttaaaactgaaaatagttGGGGGTGACACAAAGGTGGGTACTGTATGTGCATCTCCCACCCAATTTGCCAGTTGTGAAATTTCCATCACATCCCATTCATCTGTCCAGTGACACCTGATGTCACATTGTCAaactgtttgatttaatttcttctttcacGTCAGTCCTGTCTGCCCCTGCCGACAAAGATCTGATCCGGTTTTCGTCTATGTAGAGGCtatatacactgctcaaaaaaattaagggaacacataatcgtcacagtataacaccaagtcagttaaacttcagttatatcaatctgtccattcaGGTAGCCAAAGTGATTGTGATTCTATTTCACCTGCTCTGGTG
Above is a window of Hippoglossus hippoglossus isolate fHipHip1 chromosome 17, fHipHip1.pri, whole genome shotgun sequence DNA encoding:
- the tmem68 gene encoding transmembrane protein 68 produces the protein MSDSGNQSCLMGAEDTVSFLVCVFHVLEEWAGLGQVEDYLSVLEYLLWVFTPLAIVFILPFLIVILLYLSILFLQVYKRKNQLREAYSNNLWDGARKTLATLWDGHGAIWHGYEIHGLEKIPDKGPALIVYYHGAIPIDYYYFLANVILQKGRTCHSVADHLLFKIPGFKLLLEVFSVIHGPQEECVRALKNGHLLGISPGGVREALFSDETYPLLWGKRKGFAQVAIDSQVPVIPMFTQNLREGFRSLGTLRLFRWMYERFRLPVAPVYGGFPVKFRTYLGDPIQYDPNINAAELAEKVQQAVQSLIDQHQQIPGNVLRALIERFYTKHKDH